The following are from one region of the Jeongeupia sp. USM3 genome:
- a CDS encoding HAD family hydrolase encodes MKAMMEKARAVRLMIFDVDGVMTDGGLYYNDAGEEMKAFNSLDGHGLRMLQQTGVKLAIITGRKSRLLEHRANNLGIDFVYQGAHDKLATFGELLEAAGVSAAECGYMGDDVIDLPVMRRAAFAVAVPDSPEIVLQNAHYVTGRAGGHGAVREVCELIMQAQGTYDGLIAHYLR; translated from the coding sequence ATGAAAGCGATGATGGAAAAAGCCCGCGCCGTGCGGCTGATGATATTCGACGTCGACGGCGTCATGACCGATGGCGGTCTGTATTACAACGACGCCGGTGAGGAAATGAAGGCGTTCAACTCGCTCGACGGCCACGGCCTGCGCATGCTGCAGCAAACCGGCGTGAAGCTGGCGATCATCACCGGTCGCAAATCCAGGCTGCTCGAACACCGCGCCAACAACCTGGGAATCGACTTCGTCTATCAGGGCGCGCACGACAAGCTGGCGACGTTTGGCGAGCTGCTCGAAGCGGCCGGCGTGAGCGCGGCCGAGTGCGGCTATATGGGTGACGACGTGATCGACCTGCCGGTGATGCGCCGCGCAGCGTTCGCCGTTGCGGTGCCCGATTCGCCCGAAATCGTGCTGCAGAATGCCCACTACGTGACCGGCCGCGCCGGTGGCCATGGTGCGGTGCGCGAGGTCTGCGAGCTGATCATGCAGGCGCAGGGCACTTACGACGGGCTGATCGCCCATTACCTGCGCTGA
- a CDS encoding MATE family efflux transporter — protein sequence MLHLRQEARATWTLAWPIMIGQLASTGTSFVDAVMAGHVSAGDLAAVSVGASIWVMLIVTLIGLNLAASPLVAHAVGARREAEVPPLVQQALYQGLCWALIAWLIALAAAPIFPHLGLPPDVAAKAHGFLIAVSWGLVPFALFRVLYGYSASLGQTKPMMVISLIGLALNVPANWMLIYGHFGFPAMGGVGCGWATAFCMWVTLLLMVGWIRYAPAYRATYPFRRWQRIDWRRQRELFRLGAPMGVMFFVEVSAFGGIALLMARLGTTSVAAHQIALNVASLTFMIPSALGTALTVRVGHALGSGDARRAREIGNAGLVLGLIVACALAAMIIVGRTQIAGWYTKDVAVLALAGVLLLYAGLFQLADATQVVAAGILRGYKVTRQPMLVHLTAFWLVGIPLGYALAFGWQGQPGSGATGYWQALVLALVCAAALLVWLFIRTSRRLSKTPNRLR from the coding sequence ATGTTGCACCTGCGCCAAGAAGCCCGCGCCACCTGGACCCTCGCCTGGCCGATCATGATCGGCCAGCTGGCATCGACCGGCACGTCGTTCGTCGACGCGGTGATGGCCGGCCACGTCTCGGCCGGCGACCTGGCCGCGGTGTCGGTCGGCGCGTCGATCTGGGTGATGCTGATCGTCACGCTGATCGGTCTGAACCTCGCCGCCAGCCCGCTCGTCGCCCATGCGGTCGGCGCGCGCCGCGAAGCCGAGGTGCCGCCGCTGGTGCAGCAGGCGCTGTACCAGGGGCTGTGCTGGGCGCTGATCGCCTGGCTGATCGCGCTCGCCGCGGCGCCGATCTTTCCGCACCTCGGCCTGCCGCCCGACGTCGCGGCCAAGGCACACGGCTTCCTGATCGCCGTCAGCTGGGGGCTGGTGCCGTTCGCGCTGTTCCGCGTGCTCTATGGCTACAGCGCCAGCCTGGGCCAGACCAAGCCGATGATGGTGATTTCGCTGATCGGTCTGGCGCTGAACGTGCCGGCGAACTGGATGCTGATCTACGGCCACTTCGGCTTCCCGGCGATGGGCGGCGTCGGCTGCGGCTGGGCAACGGCATTCTGCATGTGGGTGACGCTGCTGCTGATGGTCGGCTGGATCCGTTATGCGCCGGCCTATCGCGCAACCTATCCGTTCCGCCGCTGGCAGCGGATCGACTGGCGCCGCCAGCGCGAGCTGTTCCGGCTCGGCGCACCGATGGGCGTGATGTTCTTCGTCGAGGTCAGCGCCTTCGGCGGCATCGCGCTGCTGATGGCACGGCTGGGCACGACCTCGGTCGCCGCGCACCAGATCGCGCTCAACGTCGCCTCGCTGACCTTCATGATCCCGTCCGCGCTCGGCACCGCGCTGACGGTGCGCGTCGGCCATGCGCTCGGCAGCGGCGACGCCCGCCGGGCCCGCGAGATCGGCAATGCCGGACTCGTGCTCGGTCTGATCGTCGCCTGCGCACTGGCGGCCATGATCATCGTCGGCCGCACCCAGATCGCCGGCTGGTATACCAAGGACGTTGCGGTGCTGGCGCTGGCCGGCGTGCTGCTGCTGTATGCCGGACTGTTCCAGCTCGCCGACGCAACCCAGGTCGTCGCGGCCGGCATCCTGCGCGGCTACAAGGTCACCCGCCAGCCGATGCTGGTCCACCTGACCGCGTTCTGGCTGGTCGGGATTCCGCTCGGCTATGCGCTGGCTTTCGGCTGGCAGGGCCAGCCCGGCAGCGGCGCCACCGGCTACTGGCAGGCGCTGGTGCTCGCGCTGGTCTGCGCCGCGGCCTTGCTGGTCTGGTTGTTCATCCGCACCAGCAGACGGCTCTCCAAGACGCCGAACCGATTACGGTAG
- the lptC gene encoding LPS export ABC transporter periplasmic protein LptC, which translates to MGGLSTKLLPILLLATLGALVLILNEVAQVPGIGRPERPNEPDLIAQNATAYRFDVNGKLLSRIYADRLRHYPAGDTNWLDQPRIHYTKPDTAELTVVGRRARTEQNGTLVWFPDDAKLTRAPSADKPQLDVVSSDVWVKPKENFVWSKTPVNGKMGAYTVSGVGFNADLDKETLELLSKVSTTYVPPPPRR; encoded by the coding sequence ATGGGCGGCCTGTCGACCAAACTCCTGCCCATCCTGCTGCTGGCAACGCTCGGTGCGCTGGTGCTGATCCTCAACGAGGTCGCGCAGGTGCCCGGCATCGGCCGGCCGGAGCGGCCGAACGAGCCGGACCTGATCGCGCAGAACGCGACCGCCTACCGTTTCGACGTGAACGGCAAGCTGCTGTCACGGATCTACGCCGATCGGCTCCGGCACTATCCGGCCGGCGATACCAACTGGCTCGACCAGCCGCGCATCCACTACACCAAGCCCGATACGGCAGAGCTGACCGTCGTCGGCAGGCGCGCGCGCACCGAACAAAATGGTACCCTCGTCTGGTTTCCCGACGATGCCAAGCTGACCCGGGCGCCGAGCGCGGACAAGCCGCAGCTCGACGTCGTCAGCTCGGATGTCTGGGTCAAGCCGAAAGAGAACTTCGTCTGGTCCAAGACGCCGGTCAACGGCAAGATGGGCGCATACACCGTGTCCGGGGTCGGCTTCAATGCCGACCTCGACAAGGAAACCCTGGAACTACTCTCCAAAGTGAGCACGACCTATGTCCCGCCGCCGCCGCGCCGCTGA
- a CDS encoding NusG domain II-containing protein: protein MIRRWPAGDWLTLALGLALVIAAAVWGWRGGDAARVRVYQGGKVFAEVDLAATRRLEVPGPLGMTIVEIAAGKARIAADPSPRQYCVREGWLTRAGEAAICLPNRTSVELVGQGGRGFDSLSY from the coding sequence GTGATCCGGCGATGGCCCGCCGGCGACTGGCTGACGCTGGCGCTCGGGCTGGCGCTGGTGATTGCCGCTGCGGTCTGGGGCTGGCGCGGCGGCGATGCGGCGCGCGTGCGCGTGTACCAGGGCGGCAAGGTCTTTGCCGAAGTCGATCTGGCGGCGACACGCAGGCTCGAAGTGCCGGGGCCGCTGGGCATGACCATCGTCGAAATCGCCGCCGGCAAGGCGCGGATTGCCGCAGACCCGAGTCCGCGCCAATACTGCGTGCGCGAGGGCTGGCTGACCCGGGCCGGCGAGGCGGCGATCTGCCTGCCGAACCGGACCAGTGTCGAGCTGGTCGGACAGGGAGGGCGCGGCTTTGACAGCCTCAGTTACTGA
- a CDS encoding flavin prenyltransferase UbiX produces MKTITLAFTGASGLPYGLRTLECLLAAGCTVHVLYTQAAQIVAKQELGQTWPGRAEALAEQFRSNYGVGEDRLKVWGQQEWFAPMASGSNPGDAMVIVPCTMGALAAIAGGASDNLLERAADVMIKERKTLIVVPREAPFSVIHLENMLRLARIGVVILPPNPGFYHHPQSIGDLVDFVVARILDQLGVPHQLMQRWGE; encoded by the coding sequence ATGAAAACCATCACGCTCGCCTTTACCGGCGCTTCGGGGCTGCCGTATGGCCTGCGGACGCTCGAATGCCTGCTGGCGGCCGGCTGCACCGTGCACGTGCTGTATACGCAGGCGGCGCAGATCGTCGCCAAACAGGAGCTCGGCCAGACCTGGCCCGGCCGCGCCGAGGCCTTGGCCGAGCAGTTCCGCAGCAACTACGGCGTCGGCGAGGACAGGCTCAAGGTCTGGGGGCAGCAGGAGTGGTTTGCACCGATGGCGTCGGGCTCGAACCCCGGCGACGCGATGGTGATCGTGCCGTGCACGATGGGCGCGCTGGCGGCGATCGCGGGCGGCGCCAGCGACAACCTGCTCGAGCGCGCCGCCGACGTGATGATCAAGGAGCGCAAGACGCTGATCGTCGTGCCGCGCGAGGCGCCGTTCTCGGTGATCCACCTCGAGAACATGCTCAGGCTGGCGCGGATCGGCGTGGTGATCCTGCCGCCGAACCCCGGCTTCTATCATCATCCGCAGAGCATCGGCGATCTGGTCGATTTTGTCGTCGCGCGCATCCTCGACCAGCTTGGCGTGCCGCACCAGCTGATGCAGCGCTGGGGCGAGTAG
- the lptB gene encoding LPS export ABC transporter ATP-binding protein, which translates to MSETRAVLSAGGLMKRYKKRTVVKDVSIDVAAGEVVGLLGPNGAGKTTSFYMIVGLVAKDGGEIRLDGIDIGHLPMHERARMGVGYLPQEASIFRKMTVEQNILSVLELHVADKVERAKRLDELLEDLHISHLRENNAMSLSGGERRRAEIARALAASPRFILLDEPFAGVDPIAVMDIQRIIRFLKERGIGVLITDHNVRETLGICDRAYIISEGSVMASGLPSAIIADEQVRRVYLGEHFRM; encoded by the coding sequence ATGAGCGAGACCAGGGCGGTGCTGAGCGCCGGCGGGCTGATGAAGCGCTACAAGAAGCGCACCGTCGTCAAGGACGTGTCGATCGACGTTGCCGCCGGCGAGGTCGTCGGCCTGCTCGGCCCGAACGGCGCAGGCAAGACGACGAGCTTCTACATGATCGTCGGCCTTGTCGCCAAGGATGGTGGCGAGATCCGGCTCGACGGCATCGACATCGGCCACCTGCCGATGCACGAGCGTGCACGGATGGGCGTCGGCTACCTGCCGCAGGAGGCGTCGATCTTTCGCAAGATGACGGTCGAACAGAACATCCTCTCGGTGCTCGAGCTGCACGTCGCCGACAAGGTCGAGCGCGCCAAGCGGCTCGACGAGTTGCTCGAGGATCTGCATATCTCGCATCTGCGCGAAAACAACGCGATGAGCCTGTCGGGCGGCGAGCGCCGCCGCGCCGAAATCGCCCGCGCGCTTGCGGCCAGCCCCCGCTTCATCCTGCTCGACGAGCCGTTTGCCGGCGTCGACCCGATCGCGGTGATGGACATCCAGCGCATCATCCGTTTTCTCAAGGAGCGCGGTATCGGCGTACTGATCACCGACCACAATGTCCGCGAAACGCTGGGCATCTGCGATCGCGCCTACATCATTTCCGAAGGTTCGGTGATGGCGTCGGGATTGCCGAGCGCGATCATTGCCGACGAGCAGGTCCGCCGGGTCTACCTCGGCGAACACTTCCGGATGTAA
- the hprK gene encoding HPr(Ser) kinase/phosphatase — protein sequence MPQITTRQLFIDNAEKLRLTWVAGQSGANNLLTNDSAEQKPILALVGHLNFIHPNRIQVLGIAETKYFLDLSPEAQRESVERLFASEMAAMIIANGQPVPDALREGAERHHVPLLTSPEQSPYLMDVLRYYLAKALAVSTHLHGVFLDVLEVGVLLTGESSMGKSELALELISRGHGLVADDVVEVYRTNPETLEGRCPPMLRDFLEVRGIGVLNIRTIFGETAVRPKKTLKLIIHLAKAGGDTLAPIDRLQMQAATQEILGVPTRKLVIPVAAGRNLAVLVEAAVRNYILQLRGIDSTREFIERHQRFMEMGE from the coding sequence ATGCCGCAGATCACGACCAGGCAACTCTTCATCGACAACGCCGAGAAGCTGCGGCTGACCTGGGTCGCGGGGCAGTCCGGCGCCAACAACCTGCTGACCAACGATTCGGCCGAGCAGAAGCCGATCCTCGCGCTGGTCGGCCACCTGAACTTCATCCACCCGAACCGGATCCAGGTGCTCGGGATTGCCGAGACCAAGTACTTCCTCGACCTGTCGCCCGAGGCGCAGCGCGAGTCGGTCGAACGGCTGTTCGCCAGCGAGATGGCGGCGATGATCATCGCCAACGGCCAGCCGGTACCCGATGCGCTGCGCGAGGGGGCCGAGCGTCACCACGTGCCGCTGCTGACCAGCCCCGAGCAGTCGCCGTACCTGATGGACGTGCTGCGCTATTACCTTGCCAAGGCACTGGCGGTATCGACGCATCTGCACGGCGTTTTCCTCGACGTGCTCGAGGTCGGCGTGCTGCTGACCGGCGAGTCGTCGATGGGCAAGTCCGAGCTGGCGCTCGAGCTGATCTCGCGCGGCCACGGCCTCGTTGCCGACGACGTCGTCGAGGTCTACCGGACCAACCCCGAAACGCTGGAAGGGCGCTGCCCGCCGATGCTGCGCGATTTTCTCGAGGTGCGCGGGATCGGCGTGCTGAACATCCGGACGATCTTCGGCGAAACCGCGGTCCGGCCGAAGAAGACGCTGAAGCTGATCATCCATCTGGCCAAGGCCGGCGGCGACACGCTGGCGCCGATCGACCGCTTGCAGATGCAGGCGGCGACGCAGGAAATCCTCGGCGTGCCGACGCGCAAGCTGGTGATCCCGGTTGCGGCCGGCCGCAACCTTGCGGTGCTGGTCGAGGCGGCGGTGCGCAATTACATCCTGCAGCTGCGCGGCATCGATTCGACCCGAGAGTTCATCGAGCGGCACCAGCGTTTCATGGAAATGGGCGAATAG
- the ptsN gene encoding PTS IIA-like nitrogen regulatory protein PtsN: MSLISKILPTQNVFLDMDVGSKKRVFEQVGILFENSHGIARSVIFDSLFAREKLGSTGLGQGVAIPHGRIKGLKEATGAFVRLKAPIPYDAPDGKPVSLIFVLLVPANATDLHLQILSELAQLFSDKTVREQLATFDEPGQAYKLISTWEPYAGF, from the coding sequence ATGAGCCTGATTTCCAAGATACTGCCGACCCAGAACGTGTTTCTCGACATGGATGTCGGCAGCAAGAAACGCGTGTTCGAACAAGTCGGCATCCTGTTCGAAAACAGCCACGGCATCGCCCGCAGCGTGATTTTCGACAGCCTGTTCGCACGCGAAAAACTCGGCTCGACCGGCCTAGGTCAGGGCGTGGCGATCCCGCACGGCCGGATCAAGGGCCTGAAGGAGGCGACCGGCGCCTTCGTTCGGCTGAAGGCGCCGATTCCGTACGACGCGCCGGACGGCAAGCCGGTGTCGCTGATCTTCGTGCTGCTGGTGCCCGCCAATGCGACCGACTTGCACCTGCAGATCCTCTCGGAGCTCGCGCAGCTGTTTTCGGACAAGACCGTGCGCGAGCAGCTCGCGACGTTCGACGAGCCGGGCCAGGCGTACAAGCTGATTTCGACCTGGGAGCCGTACGCGGGCTTCTGA
- the rapZ gene encoding RNase adapter RapZ: MAWSRQQVVLLSGLSGAGKSVALKALEDLGYFCIDNLPAPLLPQTVAMLDEDGYPRVAIAIDARSAHNLASFPHHYEALVELGLDVHLLYLESNSETLVKRFSETRRSHPLAHGELTVTEAVELEREMLAYFAELAHRIDTSGLSANQLRAWVREFVALDRSKLTLVIQSFGFKHGLPLDADFVFDVRCLPNPHYDPVLRPLTGKDQPVIDFLERQPQVGRYLTHILGFLERWLPEFDRDNRSYVTVAIGCTGGQHRSVYLAEQLNRHFAKHRQVLIRHREQ; this comes from the coding sequence ATGGCTTGGAGTCGTCAGCAGGTCGTGTTGCTGTCCGGCCTGTCCGGCGCCGGCAAGAGCGTCGCGCTCAAGGCGCTCGAGGACCTCGGCTACTTCTGCATCGACAACCTGCCGGCGCCGCTGCTGCCGCAGACGGTGGCGATGCTCGACGAGGACGGCTATCCGCGTGTGGCGATCGCGATCGACGCCCGCAGCGCGCACAATCTGGCCAGTTTTCCGCATCACTACGAGGCGCTGGTCGAGCTCGGGCTTGACGTGCACCTGCTGTATCTGGAGTCGAACAGCGAGACCCTGGTCAAGCGCTTCTCCGAAACCCGCCGCAGCCATCCGTTGGCGCACGGTGAACTGACGGTGACCGAGGCGGTCGAGCTGGAGCGCGAGATGCTGGCGTACTTCGCCGAGCTGGCGCACCGGATCGACACCAGCGGCCTGTCGGCCAACCAGCTGCGCGCCTGGGTGCGCGAATTCGTCGCGCTCGACCGCAGCAAGCTGACGCTGGTGATTCAGTCGTTCGGTTTCAAACACGGCCTGCCGCTCGATGCCGATTTCGTCTTCGACGTCCGCTGCCTGCCGAACCCGCATTACGACCCGGTGCTGCGGCCGCTGACCGGCAAGGACCAGCCGGTGATCGACTTTCTCGAACGCCAGCCGCAAGTCGGGCGCTATCTGACCCATATTCTTGGGTTTCTCGAGCGCTGGTTGCCGGAGTTCGACCGCGACAACCGCAGCTACGTGACCGTGGCGATCGGCTGCACCGGCGGCCAGCACCGCTCGGTCTATCTGGCCGAACAGCTGAACCGGCACTTCGCCAAACACAGGCAGGTACTGATACGGCACCGCGAGCAGTGA
- the hpf gene encoding ribosome hibernation-promoting factor, HPF/YfiA family, with amino-acid sequence MNLNISGHHLEVTPAIRDYITSKLDRVTRHFDAVIEVGVVLSVERLQQKIEATVHVPGKDIHVEAIDEDMYAAIDALADKLDRQIVKHKEKRNGHDGESIRRQVVSEEE; translated from the coding sequence ATGAACCTCAATATCAGCGGCCATCACCTTGAAGTGACCCCGGCGATCCGTGATTACATCACGAGCAAGCTCGACCGGGTGACGCGTCATTTTGACGCGGTGATCGAAGTCGGCGTCGTCCTGTCGGTCGAACGCCTGCAGCAGAAAATTGAGGCAACCGTGCACGTGCCGGGCAAGGACATCCACGTCGAGGCGATCGACGAAGACATGTATGCCGCGATCGACGCGCTGGCCGACAAGCTCGACCGGCAGATCGTCAAGCACAAGGAAAAGCGCAACGGCCACGATGGCGAGAGCATCCGCCGTCAGGTCGTATCCGAAGAAGAGTAA
- the lptA gene encoding lipopolysaccharide transport periplasmic protein LptA: MSRRRRAAELSALILLAAPLAQAETADREKPMNITADYANFDQKNNVGVYTGNVIVVQGTMTLKADKVTVRQDADGNQFSLGDGKPVKFRQRMDTGEWVDANSLHYDYDGKTGILKLINKAWVRRDTGDEVIGDVIIYDMATSTYQAQTDGKPGSRVNITLMPKKKDASAPKPAKPVASKPVASAPKAGGSWSKDAQ; the protein is encoded by the coding sequence ATGTCCCGCCGCCGCCGCGCCGCTGAACTATCGGCGCTGATCCTGCTGGCCGCCCCGCTGGCACAGGCAGAAACCGCCGACCGCGAAAAGCCGATGAACATCACGGCCGACTACGCCAACTTCGACCAGAAGAACAACGTCGGCGTCTATACCGGCAACGTGATCGTCGTCCAGGGGACGATGACGCTGAAGGCCGACAAGGTCACCGTGCGCCAGGACGCCGACGGCAACCAGTTCTCGCTGGGCGACGGCAAGCCGGTCAAGTTCCGCCAGCGCATGGACACCGGCGAGTGGGTCGACGCCAACTCGCTGCACTACGATTACGACGGCAAGACCGGCATCCTTAAGCTGATCAACAAGGCCTGGGTGCGTCGCGATACCGGCGACGAGGTGATCGGCGACGTGATCATCTATGACATGGCGACATCGACCTACCAGGCTCAGACCGACGGCAAGCCGGGCAGCCGGGTCAACATCACGCTGATGCCGAAGAAAAAGGACGCCAGCGCACCTAAACCGGCCAAGCCCGTTGCCAGCAAGCCGGTCGCGAGTGCACCGAAGGCCGGCGGTTCGTGGAGCAAGGACGCGCAATGA
- a CDS encoding Gx transporter family protein yields MTASVTELVPDADDIRIARLAAAAIALAVLEAGVPSPVPGIKPGLANIVTLYALVRHGWRVAAAVALLRIFGGAILLGGFLSPGFVLSLAGGIASLAALAPARLLPARWFGVLSLSLIAAFAHIAGQLLVARLWLIPHDGLKHLVPLFAAAAWGFGIVNGLIAAHLLEDSP; encoded by the coding sequence TTGACAGCCTCAGTTACTGAACTCGTTCCCGACGCCGACGACATCCGGATCGCGCGGCTGGCGGCGGCGGCGATTGCGCTGGCGGTGCTCGAGGCCGGGGTTCCGTCGCCGGTGCCGGGGATCAAGCCCGGGCTGGCGAATATCGTCACGCTGTACGCGCTGGTCCGCCATGGCTGGCGCGTTGCCGCGGCGGTGGCGCTGCTGCGGATCTTCGGCGGCGCGATCCTGCTTGGCGGCTTCCTGTCGCCGGGCTTCGTGCTCAGCCTTGCCGGCGGCATCGCGAGTCTGGCGGCGCTGGCACCGGCGCGCCTGTTGCCGGCACGCTGGTTTGGCGTGCTCAGCCTGTCGTTGATCGCGGCCTTTGCCCATATCGCCGGACAACTGCTTGTCGCGCGGCTGTGGCTGATCCCGCACGACGGCCTGAAACACCTGGTACCGCTGTTTGCCGCCGCGGCGTGGGGCTTCGGCATCGTCAACGGCCTGATTGCCGCCCATCTGCTCGAGGATTCACCATGA
- a CDS encoding KpsF/GutQ family sugar-phosphate isomerase: MTEITQSLARARQVLAIEADAIAALAERLDHRFDAACALLLGCTGRVVVTGMGKSGHIARKIAATLASTGTTAMFIHPAEAVHGDLGMITAADVVLALSYSGESDEILAILPSLKRLGVKVIAMTGREDSTLTRAAEIWLDAGVAQEACPLNLAPTASTTAALALGDALAVALLDARGFKAEDFALSHPGGSLGRRLLVHVRDVMHGGDALPVVRDDVLLRDALLEISRKGLGMTAVVDAAGALVGVFTDGDLRRALDAGRDVMATPVAQVMTRNPLTIDADHLAAEAVQVMESRRINGLLVLDAGRLAGALNMHDLLRARVV, translated from the coding sequence ATGACTGAAATCACGCAATCACTGGCGCGAGCGCGCCAGGTGCTGGCGATCGAGGCCGACGCGATCGCCGCGCTGGCCGAACGACTCGACCATCGCTTCGACGCCGCCTGTGCGCTGCTGCTCGGCTGTACCGGCCGCGTCGTCGTGACCGGCATGGGCAAGTCCGGCCATATCGCGCGCAAGATCGCCGCGACGCTGGCCAGTACCGGCACGACGGCGATGTTCATCCATCCGGCCGAAGCCGTGCACGGTGACCTCGGCATGATCACCGCTGCCGACGTCGTGTTGGCGCTGTCGTATTCGGGCGAGAGTGACGAGATACTGGCGATCCTGCCCAGCCTGAAGCGCCTTGGCGTCAAGGTGATCGCGATGACCGGTCGCGAAGATTCGACCCTGACGCGTGCGGCCGAGATCTGGCTCGACGCCGGCGTGGCGCAGGAAGCGTGCCCGCTCAATCTGGCGCCGACGGCGAGCACGACCGCGGCACTGGCGCTCGGCGACGCGCTGGCGGTTGCCCTGCTCGACGCGCGCGGCTTCAAGGCCGAGGACTTCGCGCTGTCGCACCCGGGCGGCAGCCTCGGCCGCCGGCTGCTGGTGCACGTGCGTGACGTGATGCACGGCGGCGACGCGCTGCCGGTGGTCCGCGACGACGTGCTGCTGCGCGACGCGCTGCTCGAAATCAGCCGCAAAGGCCTCGGCATGACCGCCGTCGTCGACGCGGCAGGGGCGCTGGTCGGCGTGTTCACCGACGGGGACCTGCGCCGTGCGCTCGACGCCGGCCGCGACGTGATGGCAACGCCGGTCGCGCAGGTGATGACGCGCAATCCGCTGACGATAGACGCCGACCATCTGGCCGCCGAGGCGGTACAGGTGATGGAAAGCCGCCGGATCAACGGCCTGCTGGTGCTCGACGCCGGCAGACTCGCCGGTGCACTGAACATGCACGACCTGCTGCGTGCCCGGGTCGTCTGA
- a CDS encoding RNA polymerase factor sigma-54 produces the protein MKQSLQLRLSQQLNLTPQLQQSIKLLQLSTLDFQQEVERFLAENPLLERGEDHHASSEGEGGAEAPAENSGSDDAPASESAFDNDDWGWEGSGGGARSGGDDDDDFDPASNIARELTLREHLLAQAGLLPIPLRDRAALTWLIDALDDDGFLTQPLEEILVLLPAELAGEFEFEPDDLAIALARLKQLEPLGVGARDMAESLALQLAALPVSDVRQLALEIVRDSLDLLAARDYTRLKRRLKCDETELKAAQALIVSLNPRPGAQWSDESSHYVVADVLVSKFKGQWRVRLNDAARPKLRVNRMYADILQRSDGGSMARELQEAKWLVKSVQQRFDTILRVGQAIVDKQRAFFEHGEIAMRPLVLRDIASELDLHESTVSRVTTQKYMLTPRGIFEFKYFFGSHVETEAGGEASATAIKAQIRQMIQSEDKLKPLSDSAIAEALAGQGVVVARRTVAKYREAMQIPPVNLRKCL, from the coding sequence ATGAAGCAATCGCTGCAACTCCGCCTCTCGCAACAGCTGAACCTGACGCCGCAGCTGCAGCAGTCGATCAAGCTGCTGCAGCTGTCGACGCTCGATTTCCAGCAGGAGGTCGAGCGCTTCCTGGCCGAAAATCCGCTGCTTGAGCGCGGCGAAGACCATCACGCCTCAAGCGAGGGCGAAGGCGGCGCCGAGGCGCCGGCCGAGAACAGCGGCAGCGATGATGCGCCGGCAAGCGAGTCGGCATTCGACAATGACGACTGGGGCTGGGAAGGTAGTGGCGGCGGCGCGCGCAGCGGCGGCGATGACGACGATGATTTCGACCCCGCCAGCAACATCGCTCGCGAGCTGACCTTGCGCGAGCACCTGCTGGCGCAGGCCGGACTGCTGCCGATTCCGCTGCGCGACCGCGCGGCGCTGACCTGGCTGATTGACGCGCTCGACGACGACGGCTTCCTGACCCAGCCGCTCGAGGAAATCCTCGTGCTGCTGCCGGCGGAACTTGCCGGCGAGTTCGAGTTCGAACCCGATGACCTGGCGATCGCGCTGGCGCGGCTCAAGCAGCTCGAGCCGCTCGGTGTCGGCGCCAGAGATATGGCCGAGTCGCTGGCACTTCAACTCGCAGCGTTGCCAGTGTCTGACGTGCGTCAACTGGCGCTCGAGATCGTGCGGGACAGTCTCGATTTGCTCGCGGCACGGGACTACACTAGGTTGAAACGGCGTCTGAAATGCGATGAAACGGAACTGAAGGCGGCGCAAGCGCTGATCGTCAGCCTGAATCCGCGGCCAGGGGCACAATGGAGCGACGAATCGTCGCATTATGTGGTCGCTGACGTCTTGGTCAGCAAGTTCAAGGGGCAATGGCGAGTGCGGTTGAACGACGCGGCCCGACCCAAACTCAGGGTCAACCGGATGTACGCCGACATTCTGCAGCGCAGCGATGGCGGATCGATGGCCCGCGAGCTGCAGGAAGCCAAGTGGCTGGTCAAGAGCGTCCAGCAGCGCTTCGATACCATCCTGCGCGTCGGCCAGGCCATCGTCGACAAGCAGCGCGCCTTCTTCGAGCATGGCGAGATCGCCATGCGCCCTCTGGTGCTGCGCGACATCGCGTCCGAACTCGACCTGCACGAATCGACCGTTTCGCGCGTCACCACCCAGAAGTACATGCTGACGCCGCGCGGCATCTTCGAATTCAAGTATTTCTTCGGCAGTCATGTCGAGACCGAGGCCGGCGGCGAAGCGTCGGCGACTGCGATCAAGGCGCAGATTCGCCAGATGATCCAGTCGGAGGACAAGCTCAAGCCGTTGTCGGATAGTGCCATCGCCGAAGCGTTGGCAGGGCAAGGGGTCGTGGTTGCGCGACGAACCGTTGCCAAATACAGGGAGGCGATGCAAATCCCTCCCGTCAATCTGCGCAAATGCCTGTAA